ATTCGCGATCCTGCTGGCTGGATTCTGAAGGCGAAATAGATTCGGCGGATTTTGACATATGATGTATCGGATGAGCGGTCACACGGTGTCTTCGATCTCTATCCTGGCTAGCTGGTGGGCCAGTATTGCCTAAAGATAGGGAAAAGTATGCGCTTCATTCAAAAGCGGTAGAAATCGCCCGGTATCTGGTTTTTTCAGGCTAATGCCAAGGTTACGGAAGGTATGGGTCAAAACGCTTAGCAGTCCGTTCCCGGCAGCATACAAAAGGGGACTTAGCCGATCCTTGCGATTTCTTAGCTTTCCATGTACGAGAGATATTTCTATCCGTTTCAAAATTCAACGGGATTCTCAATGATTAGCATAGCTTTCACACTTCAAGCCAGTTTTTCTGTTTCGCATCAACCGGCTAGTTGTTATCCTTAACCGTTAGCATTAACCCCCTATTCAAGCAATCTGTGCAAATCGCTCTTTCTAGAGTGCGCGCCCAATCTATAAAATTATGTTAGTAATCCTTAAGTCTGATGTAGATGAAAGGTCTGAAGAATTCATTCATACCTGGAATCACCTCAACAATCTACCTGGTATTGAACTGCGTCGGCATATCGTGCAGGGGGATATGCAATCGCTCACTGAGATTTACCTGATTGGTAACACAAAGGCCCTCAATAAAAGCGACGTCGCATCGTTACCCGGCGTAGAGCGTGTTATTCGTATCTCCGAGGACTACCGCATCATTGGGCGTCACAAGGATGGTGACCGTGCTGTCGGTTTCGAATACAATGGGCTTTCATTCAATCAGGATAACCTGCACGTGTTTGCAGGCATCTGTGCAGTGGATAATCCCACGAACATCGAGATCATCATGAAGGCCCTGCAAGAGCACGGCCAGGTTTGTACACGCATGGGTGCTTACAAGCCACGCACCAATCCGTATTCTTTCCAGGGACACGGTAAAAGTTGCCTACCCTATGTGTTTGAGCTTGCCGGCAAATATGGCATCAAGGTTATCGCAATGGAGGTAACGCATGAAAGCCACATTGCGGAAATTGATACAGCGCTTCAAAAAGCAGGGCGTCCAACCGGTGTCATGCTGCAGGTTGGTACACGCAATACACAAAACTTTGAATTGCTAAAAGCCATTGGGCGCCAACAAACCTATCCTGTATTGTTTAAGCGGGGTTTTGGCATTACCCTTAGCGAATCGCTTAACGCAGCTGAATACCTGGCAGAAGCTGGCAACGCCAATATTGTTTTTTGCCTCCGCGGTATGAAAACCTCTTTCTCCAGCCCGCACCGGAATATGGTGGACTTCACCCACGTTCCTGCTGTTAAACGGCTCACGCGGCTCCCAGTGTGTATCGATCCGACGCACTCCGTTGGGTCACGCGGCGAAGCTCCGGATGGCATTCTCGACTTGTTTCATGCAACAGCGCAGGGCGTTATTGCCGGCGCAAACATGGTACTGGTTGAATTTCATCCGAACCCGCCTGAAGCTCTGGTTGACGGACCACAGGCGTTGCTCATGGATGAGTTACCGTACTTCCTGGAAGACGTCAAGCTCGCGCGCGAAACATATGAGAAACGTGTAGCGCTCATGAGCCGGCTGGAAGAAGTCCGCGCCTAGCCTGCTTCCGGTTTCTGGGCCTCTTCTTCTGCCTTGTTGCCGCCTTCCAGCATGTAAAGGCCAAATGAGTACAGCAGGGTAACGACCGTCAGGCAAATCGCGCCGTAAAACAGGGCGTTAGAAAGCTGCTCCGTAGGCAGGAAAAACCAGAGGGCAATCAGCACCAGTCCGCCAGCTACCCAGAGCCGGCCGCCAAAACGGTGTGTTTTACGCCAGTTCTCTTCGTTCTCGAGGGTCCACGGGGTACGAATGCCCACAAAATAGTTGGGCTTGATCGTTTGCATGTAGTTGCCCAGTAGCAGGAAAAATACGGCTATACACAGGTAAATGTAGTGCGTAAATTCAAATTCGGAGCCCAGCCATTTATACAGGATCAGCACCGCCATGCCTGAAAAGAAAATGGGGAATATGTACCGAAACGCGCGCATGGCTTTCTGCGCATTGTCCGTTTTTTTCTTCGGGTCAATGTAGGGCAGTGCGATGAGCAGCAGGTAGACCCCCACGTTTATCACAGGAAGCAAAAAAGCTTCCCAGCCTTTCTCCCCCCAGCGGTCTACTTCGCCGGCGCCGTTCCAGTGCATGGCGATTTGATCGGGGATGTCTGCCCAGTGATACATGGTTAGCACAAACGGGAGCAGGAGGACAAGCCATATCGGCCAGTCGTTGATGAGTGATTTTTGTTTACCCATTGTCTTCGTGGTTTTGGTTGTTGTCAACGAGCTCCAGCAGCCATTGCAGTGCCTCGTCCAATACAGTGGTGTCAAGCGAATACCGGCGGAACTGTCCCTCCTTTGTCACCGAAATCAGGCCGGCCTGTTTGAGCAAATCCAGGTGGTGGGAAATGCTCGGCTTACTTATCTGAAACGCGTCGGCAATCTCTCCGGCTGTCAAATCCGACGATTTAAGCATATCCAGTATGCGCCGGCGCGTTGTGTCGTTAAGTGCCTTGAATAGCTTGTTCATTTTTGTATTTAGCCAAATTTCTAAATATCTACGATTTGGGTTGGTTAAAGGTTGCAGGTTTAAAGTTAAAGGTATGCTGGTTGGTGGCGCAGTCCTTAAACCTTGAAACTTTTATCCTTCAACCCGACCGGTTGAATGTAGCCGGCTAATTCAGCATCTTGTAGCCCTTTTGGTGCTGCGATGGCACTTTTGTGTTCCTGTTTATGGGTACAGATGCAAAACAACAAACACGCATACTCGCCTTATGTCCGGTTTTCGCGAACCGAATGGGCGCGCTTCAGGAAAGATACGCCACAGACGCTTGAAGAAGCAGATCTGCAGCAGCTTCGCGGTATTAATGAACAGATTTCGCTGAAGGAGGTGGCTGATGTATACTTGCCGCTTTCCCGTCTGCTGAACCTGTATGTTTCAGCTTCCCAGGATTTGCACCAGGCAACGTATCGGTTTCTTGGCGGGCCGGCGGCAAAGGTGCCTTTTATTATTGGGCTGGCTGGTAGCGTAGCGGTCGGCAAAAGTACAACTGCGCGCATTTTGCAGGCGCTGCTCTCGCGCTGGGCTGATCATGTGAATGTTGCGCTCATCACCACCGACGGCTTTTTATATCCCAATGCCAGGCTTGCTGACCGCAACTTGATGCGAAGAAAAGGATTTCCCGAAAGCTACGATATCCGCCGGCTGATCAAGTTTGTGGCCGACCTCAAAGCTGGCAAACCCTCCGTAAAGGCACCGGTGTACTCACACCTCACGTACGATGTGGTCGAAGGCTCATTTATTGAAGTCAACCAGCCGGATATTGTGATCATCGAGGGAATCAATGTTTTACAGTCAGGATCGTCGCCGGGGAGCAAGCCTTCCCGGGTGTATCTCTCAGACTTCTTTGATTTTTCGATTTATGTTGATGCTGACCCGGTGCAAATCGAGCAATGGTTTTTGGATCGATTCCACAAACTGCGCATTACGGCGTTTCAGGATGCCGCGTCCTATTTTCATCGATACAGTAAAATGACCGTCGAAGAAGCAGATGATTATGCCCGGGGTGTATGGAATGAAATCAATGCCGTCAATCTCATTGAAAACATTGCCCCTACCCGTGAAAGGGCTGACCTGATTCTCAGAAAAGGGGACAATCACACCATTGAAGAAGTGCAGTTGCGTAAGCTGTGATGCCAACCCGTTAACCGGATAGACCATGCCAATTCCCCTTTTTGATGCGCATCTTGACCTGGCGTGGAACGCCGTTTCTTTCAATCGGGATCTGACGCTTGATGTTGAAACCCTCCGGCGGCAAGAGCAGCACATGGACGATGAGCCTTCGCGCGGGAAGTGCACAACGAGCCTGCCCGAACTGAAGCGCGCCGGCGTTTTTTGCTGCGTAGCGACCTTGCTGGTACGCGGCGGTCCGAACCAGGTGTGGCCAACCAGTTTCAAGCGAACAGACCTGAACCATGCCACACCTTCCATC
This window of the Bacteroidota bacterium genome carries:
- the coaA gene encoding type I pantothenate kinase; the encoded protein is MQNNKHAYSPYVRFSRTEWARFRKDTPQTLEEADLQQLRGINEQISLKEVADVYLPLSRLLNLYVSASQDLHQATYRFLGGPAAKVPFIIGLAGSVAVGKSTTARILQALLSRWADHVNVALITTDGFLYPNARLADRNLMRRKGFPESYDIRRLIKFVADLKAGKPSVKAPVYSHLTYDVVEGSFIEVNQPDIVIIEGINVLQSGSSPGSKPSRVYLSDFFDFSIYVDADPVQIEQWFLDRFHKLRITAFQDAASYFHRYSKMTVEEADDYARGVWNEINAVNLIENIAPTRERADLILRKGDNHTIEEVQLRKL
- a CDS encoding autorepressor SdpR family transcription factor translates to MNKLFKALNDTTRRRILDMLKSSDLTAGEIADAFQISKPSISHHLDLLKQAGLISVTKEGQFRRYSLDTTVLDEALQWLLELVDNNQNHEDNG
- a CDS encoding SdpI family protein, whose translation is MGKQKSLINDWPIWLVLLLPFVLTMYHWADIPDQIAMHWNGAGEVDRWGEKGWEAFLLPVINVGVYLLLIALPYIDPKKKTDNAQKAMRAFRYIFPIFFSGMAVLILYKWLGSEFEFTHYIYLCIAVFFLLLGNYMQTIKPNYFVGIRTPWTLENEENWRKTHRFGGRLWVAGGLVLIALWFFLPTEQLSNALFYGAICLTVVTLLYSFGLYMLEGGNKAEEEAQKPEAG
- a CDS encoding 3-deoxy-7-phosphoheptulonate synthase — translated: MLVILKSDVDERSEEFIHTWNHLNNLPGIELRRHIVQGDMQSLTEIYLIGNTKALNKSDVASLPGVERVIRISEDYRIIGRHKDGDRAVGFEYNGLSFNQDNLHVFAGICAVDNPTNIEIIMKALQEHGQVCTRMGAYKPRTNPYSFQGHGKSCLPYVFELAGKYGIKVIAMEVTHESHIAEIDTALQKAGRPTGVMLQVGTRNTQNFELLKAIGRQQTYPVLFKRGFGITLSESLNAAEYLAEAGNANIVFCLRGMKTSFSSPHRNMVDFTHVPAVKRLTRLPVCIDPTHSVGSRGEAPDGILDLFHATAQGVIAGANMVLVEFHPNPPEALVDGPQALLMDELPYFLEDVKLARETYEKRVALMSRLEEVRA